The genomic segment ATGGAAGTGATTACCCCTGGTTTTCGGCGCTGCTAGATACTCCCGCTCCGGCGGAACAGATTCAGCAGCATCTTGCGAGTTGCATGGAGCTGCACCAGCTTACCGGGGAGGTAGATCTGATACGTATCCACGATCCGCGGACATTCCGTCATTTACGTTGGCTGCTGGATGAGCAGCAATTGGCAGCTTTGCTCGGGCCGGTTAACACCTGGAGCTGGCGCGAGCCAAATGGGCAATGGCGCAACCACCGCAATACCACCCGCTCTGCGACGGTTTTTCAATTGTCACTGCAGCAGCAGCATCAATTACTGCGCCTGGGGGAGGTGAATGCCACATTGCAGCATCTCACCCGTGTTGCGCCGAACTTACATGACGATGACGCGCTTGCACGGCGCATTGACATACTGCTTGCCGAAGCCTGGCATACGCACCTGCTTGCCGATCAAACAGATCGTCAGCTTTACGCGATTCAAGCACTTCGTTTTCACCCGGATATTCATCAGCATCCATTCATGCGCAAGCGGCTGGAGCAAGTTCACGCAGAAGCTATCAGCTACGTCGGCGCCTGCGCCGAACTGGATGAGCCGGCCATGCATCGTTTCGCTGAAGAGCTACGCATTTCTAAGGATCGTACATGAACGCAGCACAAACGTCCCCAACCCCGCCAAAAACCTGCCAGTTCTGTAACAAGAAGGGCTTGCCGGTGCTGCCTTTGCGTTACGCGGTGGCACGGGAGGGCATGGGCAATGCACCGAAGCTGTCGGCGCCGTTTGTGGTCGGCGACAAAGAAACTGACCTTGGCAAGAGCCTGGCGCTGCCGGAGAAGCTGGCGCACTACACGCTGCGGCTATTGCGGCCGGGCTATCTGTACGTGTTCGATGAAAAGCGCAGCGAGTGGAGCGCCTACATGGTGATGGATGGCGCCTACCTGTTCGAATTCGACATCCGTGCCAAAGCGCCGCCGGGTGGCTGGGGCAAGGTGGATTTCGCCTGCAAGCGCGAGGGCGATGCGATGATCGCCCGCTGCATCACAGTCAAGGACGCCCCGCTTGCGACCAAGGTCTGGTTGGGGTTTTCAGATGTGACCTGGACCGAAGAAGTACTGAAGAAGCACGACAGCGCCGATTACCGCAAAGCCCACATGCAGTGCCTGGACATGGCCGCCTGGCGCAGCGGCGCGTCGCAGGCGCATGCAGCCGATTTCAGCAAGCTCTCCAGGTACGTGGCCGAATATACGGTCGACCCAGCCGGCTTGCAGCACGAAACGGTGGTCTACGTGACCAAGTACTTGCCTAAGCCCTATACCAAGCCAGAACAGCTCAATGGCAACAAGGCAGAAGACAAAAAGGCCCTGACGCTGCTTTCCAGATTGATCCTGGAGCTGTGGCCGCGTTCGATCAGCACGGTCACGCCAGAGCTTACCCGTATGGAGTCCGCAGCCTGGGCCTTTTCGACGCAACCGTTTTACCTGCAGTCGACCGATGCGCAGCCCATGGCTATTTGGGGGGACAAGGCAGCCGCGCCGTATCGTCCTGTGATGCTGGCGCTGGATGATCCCACCGGCATCGCCATGGAGCTCAGCGGACTGGCGATGCAGTTCAGCGCCGAATTTACCGAAGAGCCCCAACGCAAATGGCAGTACGAAACAGCGCTGACCATCAATGCATTGAAAGACGCGGTAGGCAACGGCGCGCTCAAGGACGATATCGCCAGCAACCAGGGCGCGAGCGACATGATGGATGGCATGGCCCATGCCATGGACGCCGATATGGGCATGAGCTACGTCATGAAGCTGCAAAGCGCATCGGAGCAGGCGCGCATCAAAAAGACGCATGACGACATCGCCGACCAGCGCACGGCGCAAGGCGACGCGATCAAGGCCGACGGCTGGAAAAAATACGGAAAATATTTCGACGAACCGGCGCAACAGAAATATCTGAACGTTACCTATCCGGCAGAGCTGCACAGCTTTGCAGAAAAAAATATTGCACCGCTCGATCTCAGCTATCTGGCCTGGCTCAAGAGCAAAACCTTCCAGGCCTGTCTGACGCATAACTTCGACTCTAAAAACCTCTCCAGCGGCGAAGCCTACCTGGCGCTGGTGACGATGGTGATCCACAACACCAGCGGCCGTACCGCTGTCGGCGACTACCTGGCCCAATGCCTCCAGCAAGACCCTGGCAAGCCGGAAGCCTGGGTCATGCGCGCCTTCGCCTTCAATCAGGACAAGCTGGTGCAAGCCTGGATTGATGCAGCGGCAGAAAAGGGAACGTCCCCCTCATCAAAGCTGAGCGATATCATCGCCACCCTGCATGACAAATTCAAGGATGTCATCGTCGACGGCGAGAAACGCGAACTCAAGGGTTTCCTGGCCGGCCCGGTGAACCGTTATGTGTACCAGTTGTTCGGTCCGGCCATGGAAAACCTGAACAAAGCATTCAACAGTGTCCCTGCCGCCGCTGCCGGCAAGATGCCGCCGTCGGC from the Collimonas arenae genome contains:
- a CDS encoding DUF4123 domain-containing protein encodes the protein MSGLNQDMLETHAYALINPLQVDPANWQDLPTIPVVPASFQSQPELFPVLLKLNDLEPAVRIALLSRAETWEHGSDYPWFSALLDTPAPAEQIQQHLASCMELHQLTGEVDLIRIHDPRTFRHLRWLLDEQQLAALLGPVNTWSWREPNGQWRNHRNTTRSATVFQLSLQQQHQLLRLGEVNATLQHLTRVAPNLHDDDALARRIDILLAEAWHTHLLADQTDRQLYAIQALRFHPDIHQHPFMRKRLEQVHAEAISYVGACAELDEPAMHRFAEELRISKDRT
- a CDS encoding T6SS effector BTH_I2691 family protein; protein product: MNAAQTSPTPPKTCQFCNKKGLPVLPLRYAVAREGMGNAPKLSAPFVVGDKETDLGKSLALPEKLAHYTLRLLRPGYLYVFDEKRSEWSAYMVMDGAYLFEFDIRAKAPPGGWGKVDFACKREGDAMIARCITVKDAPLATKVWLGFSDVTWTEEVLKKHDSADYRKAHMQCLDMAAWRSGASQAHAADFSKLSRYVAEYTVDPAGLQHETVVYVTKYLPKPYTKPEQLNGNKAEDKKALTLLSRLILELWPRSISTVTPELTRMESAAWAFSTQPFYLQSTDAQPMAIWGDKAAAPYRPVMLALDDPTGIAMELSGLAMQFSAEFTEEPQRKWQYETALTINALKDAVGNGALKDDIASNQGASDMMDGMAHAMDADMGMSYVMKLQSASEQARIKKTHDDIADQRTAQGDAIKADGWKKYGKYFDEPAQQKYLNVTYPAELHSFAEKNIAPLDLSYLAWLKSKTFQACLTHNFDSKNLSSGEAYLALVTMVIHNTSGRTAVGDYLAQCLQQDPGKPEAWVMRAFAFNQDKLVQAWIDAAAEKGTSPSSKLSDIIATLHDKFKDVIVDGEKRELKGFLAGPVNRYVYQLFGPAMENLNKAFNSVPAAAAGKMPPSAKRLVTMLGNVALAENPHMIMVDLRGELTRKDAVRTLSAMVAKLGGGDEQAYRSGVRNALAKMGNAEGKVYPYKGVMLLDKTEAGKLTGLSGNARTEAVGSMVLKPDQLENLMESRISKLGNIEVKGGTVQSLLSLVLMCSAFGEMTKEQAKGNYFGGKTFNFAAAVTTLAGGITETTGHALTATSWGGARTATQIKFMAIKMETRASWLTGGGKLLGVVGGVIAGVVTFFEGVEMLNKRPVLGGVTMALGIGSVVAAMLLLGTATAGMGFVLGILIAIILGVVGWLTPNALQDWLNQSGIFGKHEGGEKYVGPIPQMLALEALSKGD